A region of Sugiyamaella lignohabitans strain CBS 10342 chromosome A, complete sequence DNA encodes the following proteins:
- a CDS encoding queuine tRNA-ribosyltransferase (Fungal Genetics Stock Center 12732; Fungal Genetics Stock Center 12731), which yields MSGLLQKSVEKGALGSISSVSSTATSYQGPAMKFELVGKCSKSKARAATMKLPHGTVETPMFMPVGTQASLKGLTYEQLKDLGCKICLNNTYHLGLKPGQETLDTVGGAHKLQGWNGNILTDSGGFQMVSLLKLATITEEGVNFLSPHDGSPMLLTPEHSMSLQNSIGSDIMMQLDDVVATLTTGPRVEEAMHRSIRWLDRCIKSHKNPDTQNLFAIIQGGLDLDLRRQCCAEMAARDTPGIAIGGLSGGEDKESYCRVVSLCTDLLPANKPRYCMGVGYAEDLVVSVALGADLFDCVYPTRTARFGNAITRFGNLNLRSRKYMDDFSPVEEGCGCPICKPKSEGGLGITRSFIFHLAAKETAGAHLLTLHNVYYQLELMRRARRAILQDSYPDFVKQFFHDLYNGDREKYPSWAITALKTVNIDL from the coding sequence ATGAGCGGGCTGCTTCAGAAAAGTGTGGAGAAAGGAGCTCTAGGAAGCATTTCCAGCGTGTCCTCGACAGCTACCAGCTACCAAGGACCAGCTATGAAATTTGAACTGGTGGGAAAATGTTCGAAATCCAAAGCACGAGCTGCGACCATGAAACTACCCCATGGAACAGTAGAAACGCCGATGTTTATGCCAGTAGGCACTCAAGCGTCTTTAAAAGGGTTGACCTATGAACAACTGAAAGATCTGGGCTGTAAAATCTGTTTAAATAACACATATCACTTGGGACTGAAACCAGGTCAAGAAACTCTGGATACCGTTGGAGGAGCTCATAAACTCCAAGGATGGAATGGAAACATCCTCACCGATAGTGGCGGGTTCCAAATGGTATCGTTATTGAAACTTGCTACTATCACAGAAGAAGGAGTGAATTTTCTGAGTCCCCACGACGGGTCGCCCATGTTGCTGACCCCTGAACATTCCATGTCGCTACAGAACAGTATTGGTTCAGATATCATGATGCAACTTGACGACGTAGTAGCTACTCTGACTACAGGACCTCGTGTCGAGGAGGCCATGCATAGAAGCATCAGATGGCTCGATAGATGTATAAAATCCCACAAGAACCCCGACACACAGAACCTATTCGCCATCATCCAAGGAGGACTAGATCTCGACCTACGTCGTCAATGTTGCGCAGAAATGGCTGCTCGTGACACTCCTGGAATTGCTATTGGAGGATTATCCGGAGGAGAAGATAAAGAATCGTACTGTAGAGTTGTGTCTCTCTGTACTGATCTTCTGCCTGCCAACAAACCCCGATACTGTATGGGAGTAGGATATGCCGAAGACCTCGTGGTATCAGTAGCGTTAGGAGCCGACCTGTTTGACTGTGTATATCCTACCAGAACCGCCAGATTTGGAAACGCCATCACGCGGTTCGGCAATCTCAACCTGAGAAGCCGAAAGTACATGGACGACTTCTCGCCCGTCGAAGAAGGATGCGGTTGTCCCATCTGTAAACCGAAATCCGAGGGTGGACTCGGCATCACAAGatcttttattttccaCCTGGCAGCCAAAGAAACCGCCGGAGCACATCTTCTCACCCTCCACAACGTGTACTACCAACTGGAACTGATGCGCCGAGCCCGACGTGCCATCCTGCAAGACTCGTATCCCGACTTCGTCAAACAGTTCTTCCACGACCTGTACAACGGGGACCGCGAAAAATACCCCTCCTGGGCCATCACGGCCCTCAAAACAGTCAACATAGACCTCTAA
- the ELP4 gene encoding Elongator subunit ELP4 (Subunit of hexameric RecA-like ATPase Elp456 Elongator subcomplex; which is required for modification of wobble nucleosides in tRNA; required for Elongator structural integrity; GO_component: GO:0033588 - Elongator holoenzyme complex [Evidence IEA]; GO_component: GO:0033588 - Elongator holoenzyme complex [Evidence IDA] [PMID 11689709]; GO_component: GO:0005737 - cytoplasm [Evidence IEA,IEA]; GO_component: GO:0005737 - cytoplasm [Evidence IDA] [PMID 11914276]; GO_component: GO:0005634 - nucleus [Evidence IEA,IEA]; GO_function: GO:0016887 - ATPase activity [Evidence IDA] [PMID 22343726]; GO_function: GO:0000049 - tRNA binding [Evidence IDA] [PMID 22343726]; GO_process: GO:0006357 - regulation of transcription from RNA polymerase II promoter [Evidence IEA]; GO_process: GO:0006357 - regulation of transcription from RNA polymerase II promoter [Evidence IMP] [PMID 11689709]; GO_process: GO:0006355 - regulation of transcription, DNA-templated [Evidence IEA]; GO_process: GO:0002098 - tRNA wobble uridine modification [Evidence IMP] [PMID 18755837]; GO_process: GO:0006351 - transcription, DNA-templated [Evidence IEA]), whose protein sequence is MSFKKKTVVISGGTGTGAVGRTPAQSMVPGRVPAVPISTSGPAQIRGGPVARGPVPGSGAGIAPGLSTSRGLASVRTVDVTIQNRGSSSSQISTSNIMEHDGVRPSLQTSAPTISLGSSSLDKLLNHGGLPLGSLLAVEESGSTDFASIILRSFAAQGIVHARLLDQTKKAIAPTRIVVVGGDDSWGMELPGVYKDKKEAARENLRKEQSRISVGNLANNPSTTRITTGSNNEEINSNSSPSVTSSTDSASANETSTASGDSTTANTTTSGESRSSHDMKIAWRYAQNSAPKSNVANETVTSKPNYTTLFDFTSRLIPRPSVNEISYIPVKTSFASIISQLETISQQASSKGMVLRVVVPSLLHPAIYPPHFAHPNELIPFLHSLRGLCRKYPQTLTVIISLPLQLFPRDTALIRWFELLCDGVLHLEPFPEEIINELREANSKDIGGSSSSKTTSSSNANQSQGLVHIYKLPVFSEKGVMAVRKSEHAFRVGRRQFEVQEWGIPVEDAPGPDTEESKKLDY, encoded by the coding sequence ATGTCGTTTAAGAAGAAAACTGTCGTAATATCTGGTGGGACTGGGACTGGAGCTGTTGGAAGAACTCCAGCTCAGTCCATGGTTCCAGGACGTGTTCCTGCTGTCCCAATATCAACATCTGGACCAGCACAAATTAGAGGTGGTCCAGTTGCCAGAGGTCCTGTTCCaggatctggtgctggaattGCTCCGGGATTGAGTACTTCTAGGGGGCTGGCGTCTGTACGGACGGTAGATGTTACTATTCAGAATcgtggttcttcttcatctcaGATATCAACTAGCAACATCATGGAACATGATGGAGTGAGACCCTCTTTACAGACATCTGCTCCTACAATTTCCCTTGGATCCAGTAGTCTGGATAAGTTATTAAATCATGGTGGTCTGCCATTGGGATCTTTATtggcagttgaagaatctgGATCAACCGATTTCGCCAGTATCATTCTACGGAGCTTTGCCGCTCAGGGTATTGTTCATGCTCGATTGCTGGATCAAACTAAAAAAGCAATTGCTCCTACAAGAATTGTCGTCGTTGGGGGTGACGATTCATGGGGCATGGAACTTCCTGGCGTTTAtaaagacaagaaagaagctGCTCGTGAAAACCTCAGGAAAGAGCAGTCGAGAATCTCAGTAGGAAACCTTGCTAATAATCCTTCTACGACACGTATAACAACTGGATCCAATAATGAAGAAATCAACTCCAACTCATCTCCTAGTGTCACTTCCTCTACCGATTCAGCTTCAGCTAATGAGACAAGTACCGCTTCTGGTGACTCTACTACTGCTAATACTACCACATCTGGCGAAAGTCGTAGCTCACATGATATGAAGATTGCCTGGAGATATGCGCAGAATTCAGCACCGAAGAGCAATGTTGCTAACGAAACCGTAACCTCGAAACCTAATTACACAACATTATTCGACTTCACATCACGACTAATACCTAGACCCAGTGTCAATGAGATCAGTTATATCCCAGTGAAAACCAGTTTTGCATCGATAATATCACAACTGGAGACGATATCTCAGCAAGCCAGTAGTAAAGGCATGGTTCTCAGGGTGGTAGTTCCATCTCTACTACATCCAGCAATCTACCCACCACATTTTGCACACCCTAACGAGCTAATTCCATTCCTCCACTCGCTTCGAGGTTTATGTCGCAAGTATCCACAGACTCTCACGGTCATCATATCACTGCCATTACAACTGTTTCCCCGAGACACTGCTCTAATCCGGTGGTTCGAGCTATTATGTGACGGTGTCCTGCATTTAGAACCGTttccagaagaaatcattaACGAACTTCGAGAAGCCAATTCTAAAGATATTGGCGGGTCCTCATCCTCCAAAACAACGTCGTCGAGCAATGCAAACCAATCACAGGGGCTAGTTCACATTTACAAGCTTCCTGTCTTCTCAGAAAAAGGAGTAATGGCTGTCCGCAAAAGTGAGCATGCTTTCCGTGTAGGACGCCGCCAGTTCGAAGTCCAAGAATGGGGCATTCCTGTCGAAGATGCCCCAGGTCCCGACACCGAAGAATCCAAAAAGCTCGACTACTAA